CAGCAAGTACCTGCTCGCCCTGCTTCTGTTCGGTCAGGTCACGAACGTCGGCTTCTTCGTCGTGATGGTGCCAGCCGTCGGCGGGGCGATCCGGGCCGCCGGCTACCTCGGGGACAACACCGGCCGCGTCACCGAGGGGCTCGCGGCGCTCGACCCCGCCGTCCTCGGCGAGGTCTGGTCGATCGCCGTCGGGGCGACCGCCCGCGGCGTCGACACCGCCCTCACCAGCCAGGAGGTCGGGATCGACGCCGTCGGCGCGGTCGTCCCCTTCTTCCTGAAGCTCACCATCATCTCGGTGATCAGCCTCGCCGTCTTCTCGGCGATGAGCCCGCGGAAGCTCTCGAAGGGGATGCTCCGGCTCGGCGTCCCCCGACAGCTCACCTTCGCCATCGCCTACGGCTACCGGATGATGCCGCTGCTCGTCGAGGAGTACCACGCCCTGGTCAACTCCTTCCGCCTGCGCAGCCAGGTGCCCGAGAACACGGGCTTTCTGAAGTGGCGGTACTTCTACTACCTGCTGAAACTCTCGGTGAAGGCCTTCTACCCGCTCATCTTCAACGTCGCCAAGCGCGCGCGGGTGACCGTCGAGGCCATGGAGACCAAGGGCTTCTCCCGCTCGCTCGGCGACGAGCAGAGCCGAGCTCTCCGGACCGAGGGCATGATGGTCCGGACCCGGGACGTGTCGTTCGTCTTCGGCTCGCTGCTGTTCGTCGCGGCCGTCTGGGCGTTCACCTGACGGTCGCCGACCCCCGTTCTCCGAAAAGTGCTACGCGAGGCTACCGTACGACCGCCGCCGGCTCGAACTCGGCCAGCGGGACCCCGTGCTCGTCGACGACCTCGCGGAGCGCGGGGACGCGGCGCTCGACCTCGGCGGGCGAGTGGCTGTCGGTGCCGAGCACGAACCGCACGCCACGGTCGCGGAAACAGTCGAGCATCGCGGGGTCCGGGTGCACGCGCCCCAGCGAGTCGTGGACCCGGCCGGCGTTGATCTCCGGGACGGTCGACGAGTCGGAAAGCGCCGCGGCGACCCGCTCGTAGTCCTCGCGGCGGGCGTGGCCGCGGAGGGCCGCCATCCGCTCGGGCAGGTCGAGGTGACCGAGCACGTCGAACAGGCCCGACTCGACGGCCGCGACGACGGCGTCGTAGTAGCGCTCGACGGCGGCCCGCCGTTCCGCCTCGCTCGCGTCGGCGTACCCCGCGGCGGTCGTGTAGTCGTACTCGCCGGCGAAGTGGACGCTCCCGATGGTGTAGTCGAAGCCGGCGGCGGCGAGGAACTCCGCGGTCTCGGCTTCCGCGTCGGCGACGTAGCTCACCTCGGCGGCGTCGTAGACCGTGAGGTCGGTCCGCGGGCGGAACCGCTCGATCGCCTCGCGGCGGCGCTCGTAGGTCTCGACGAGGCGGTAGCGCTCCCGGCGGCCGAAGTCGTCGTCGACGACGATGCAGTGGTCGGTGAAGCCCACGGCGTCCAGGCCCGCCGCCTCGGCGGCGCGGCACATCTCGGGGAGCGGCGACCCGTCGGAGTAGGTGGTGTGGGCGTGCAGGTCGG
Above is a genomic segment from Halosimplex halophilum containing:
- a CDS encoding energy-coupling factor transporter transmembrane component T family protein, translating into MRYVDAVTDISIADIKVDLMRTAYDNDRALLNSFDPRVVLLWTVLFMIVPWLFYDPLPLAVLLAAAFVLAALSQVSKYLLALLLFGQVTNVGFFVVMVPAVGGAIRAAGYLGDNTGRVTEGLAALDPAVLGEVWSIAVGATARGVDTALTSQEVGIDAVGAVVPFFLKLTIISVISLAVFSAMSPRKLSKGMLRLGVPRQLTFAIAYGYRMMPLLVEEYHALVNSFRLRSQVPENTGFLKWRYFYYLLKLSVKAFYPLIFNVAKRARVTVEAMETKGFSRSLGDEQSRALRTEGMMVRTRDVSFVFGSLLFVAAVWAFT
- a CDS encoding PHP domain-containing protein, translating into MRADLHAHTTYSDGSPLPEMCRAAEAAGLDAVGFTDHCIVVDDDFGRRERYRLVETYERRREAIERFRPRTDLTVYDAAEVSYVADAEAETAEFLAAAGFDYTIGSVHFAGEYDYTTAAGYADASEAERRAAVERYYDAVVAAVESGLFDVLGHLDLPERMAALRGHARREDYERVAAALSDSSTVPEINAGRVHDSLGRVHPDPAMLDCFRDRGVRFVLGTDSHSPAEVERRVPALREVVDEHGVPLAEFEPAAVVR